A section of the Chloroflexota bacterium genome encodes:
- a CDS encoding serine hydrolase family protein: MTTVLILPGWDNSGPEHWQSLWEAAHPEYRRVQQRDWTTPQRADWVETLGRAVSAHNDDVVLVAHSLGCILTAHWASEHGRPIRGALLVAPGDLDRSGGHDAPGWSASWRPVPLARFPFPSIVVGSMNDPYCTAERSAFFAASWGSRLVNIGAHGHINVAAGFGLWPQGESLLQELIR; encoded by the coding sequence ATGACCACCGTATTGATCCTGCCGGGCTGGGACAATTCCGGCCCGGAGCACTGGCAGAGTCTGTGGGAAGCGGCGCACCCGGAATACCGCCGCGTGCAGCAGCGCGACTGGACGACGCCGCAGCGCGCCGACTGGGTCGAGACGCTCGGCCGCGCGGTGAGCGCGCACAACGATGACGTGGTGCTCGTGGCGCACAGCCTCGGCTGCATCCTGACGGCGCACTGGGCGTCCGAACACGGCCGGCCGATTCGCGGTGCGCTATTGGTTGCGCCCGGCGATCTGGATCGCAGCGGCGGGCATGACGCGCCGGGCTGGTCAGCGAGCTGGAGGCCGGTGCCGCTGGCGCGCTTCCCGTTCCCGAGCATCGTAGTCGGCAGTATGAACGACCCGTACTGCACGGCTGAACGGTCGGCGTTCTTCGCGGCGTCGTGGGGCAGCCGGCTCGTCAATATCGGCGCGCACGGGCATATCAACGTCGCGGCCGGATTCGGTTTGTGGCCGCAAGGCGAGTCGCTGTTGCAGGAATTGATCCGGTAG
- a CDS encoding TIGR03618 family F420-dependent PPOX class oxidoreductase, with translation MDDKVREFLMKHHAAIMATIRKDGQPHVARVTVALVDGKLWSSSTQTRLRTQFLRRDPRATLCVLDEGNAGRWLGLETKVRILDGPDAARQNLALRRVIAGDPPDVEQYLREKIAEQRLIYEFEIVHAYGQY, from the coding sequence ATGGATGACAAGGTTCGAGAGTTTCTGATGAAGCATCACGCCGCCATCATGGCGACGATTCGCAAAGACGGCCAGCCGCACGTCGCGCGCGTGACGGTGGCGCTGGTGGATGGCAAGCTCTGGAGTTCGAGCACGCAGACGCGCCTGCGCACGCAGTTCCTGCGTCGCGACCCACGCGCCACGCTCTGTGTGCTGGACGAGGGCAATGCGGGGCGCTGGCTGGGTCTCGAGACGAAGGTGCGCATCCTCGATGGGCCGGACGCGGCCCGGCAGAACCTCGCCCTGCGGCGCGTCATCGCCGGCGACCCGCCCGACGTCGAGCAGTACCTGCGCGAGAAGATTGCGGAGCAGCGCTTGATCTACGAGTTCGAGATCGTGCACGCGTACGGGCAGTATTAG
- a CDS encoding diguanylate cyclase, producing MKRSAWFYVFAVMVAGSALVWPSFGTPVNGADLMPFVALVTMTTAAQMFKVVAGRQTYYATLIFIAISLVVLPVNLLALTIIIAYLVEWIKERLTNANELRNWYIQPFNIAAHLISALAAREGFLLLRAALAVSGWQSMLAPFALAAIAYVVFNHLLIGGAIWFARGLSLRASGVLEGWNLAGDLLLLTLGFMLSSVWATDPWLIAAALGILPLLYRALQVPELQKEASIDSKTGLFNAKYFMKAFTEELDKSQRYGRPLTILMADLDLLRNVNNTYGHLAGDAVLADIGKIIRQTARQCDLAGRFGGEEFAIVLPETTEPGAKALADRLRRAVEEANFQIPTSVDPIHVTLSIGAANFPADGQNAISLIHEADIAVYQAKLQGRNCVVFGADVPHSLQLQFPGQAERAHSFVRFNPRPVPAMAQPPAAGAPAPSAPLPSGDAAPSSASVPARNVIPSQAPFGLFVAGVITVAAALSLLGFALHAPVDVIVVGLLALLALATEVSHIDLYGDAAISVSFVANFAAALLGGLPAVALVSAAIAIGDRIALAREGRFVLRTALYKAPFNWAVHVLAGALPALAMLLLNETNQADNLFLLMTVCIFAAIGYFLVETGLIAAVMGLTTGQPSRTIWLERHRWLLPHYGVLGALGVILFLFWGWFGPLSIVAFALPLFLLRYTQKQYVDRTSASIRELKRMNAELSRANHEVKSASAAIRTLNSELFVTLSKIIDARDPYVAGHAGKVADYALAVGSTMGLEAERLERLREAAFLHDIGKLAISEQILQKPGRLTSEEYTVIKTHAAIGADLLDTSASLRLLSPFVRAHHERWDGNGYPDGLRGQQIPLEARILVLCDAVEAMASDRPYHRAMSAEEILAELRRCRGGHFDPQVVDTFLRVVEAHPEQIIVNIASDMMRAQPEPA from the coding sequence GTGAAGCGCAGCGCGTGGTTCTATGTGTTCGCGGTGATGGTCGCCGGGAGCGCTCTGGTATGGCCCAGCTTCGGGACGCCCGTCAACGGGGCGGACCTCATGCCGTTTGTTGCGCTCGTCACCATGACGACCGCGGCCCAAATGTTCAAGGTCGTCGCCGGTCGCCAAACCTATTACGCCACACTCATCTTCATCGCAATCTCGCTGGTCGTCCTGCCCGTCAACCTGCTGGCGCTCACGATCATCATCGCCTACCTCGTCGAATGGATCAAGGAGCGCCTGACCAACGCCAACGAACTGCGCAACTGGTACATCCAGCCCTTCAATATTGCGGCGCACCTCATCTCCGCCCTCGCCGCGCGCGAGGGCTTCCTGCTGCTGCGCGCCGCGCTGGCCGTCAGCGGCTGGCAGTCGATGCTGGCGCCATTTGCCCTGGCCGCCATCGCGTACGTCGTCTTTAACCATCTGCTGATCGGTGGGGCGATCTGGTTCGCCCGCGGACTCTCGCTGCGCGCGTCCGGGGTGCTAGAAGGCTGGAACCTGGCCGGCGACCTGCTGCTGTTGACCCTGGGGTTCATGCTCTCGTCGGTCTGGGCCACCGATCCCTGGTTGATCGCGGCGGCGCTCGGCATTCTGCCATTACTCTATCGCGCCCTGCAGGTACCGGAGCTACAGAAAGAAGCATCGATCGACTCCAAGACGGGTCTGTTCAACGCCAAGTATTTCATGAAGGCGTTCACCGAAGAGCTGGACAAATCACAACGTTATGGCCGCCCACTGACCATCCTGATGGCCGACCTGGATTTGCTGCGCAATGTGAACAACACCTACGGCCATCTGGCCGGCGATGCGGTGCTGGCCGACATCGGCAAGATCATTCGCCAGACGGCCAGACAGTGCGACCTGGCGGGGCGTTTCGGCGGCGAGGAGTTCGCCATCGTGCTGCCCGAAACGACCGAGCCGGGCGCCAAAGCGCTGGCCGACCGCCTGCGCAGGGCGGTCGAAGAGGCGAACTTCCAGATTCCCACCAGTGTCGATCCGATCCATGTGACGCTCAGCATCGGCGCCGCGAACTTCCCCGCCGATGGACAGAACGCGATTTCGCTGATTCATGAAGCCGATATCGCCGTCTATCAGGCCAAGCTCCAGGGTCGCAACTGCGTCGTCTTTGGAGCGGATGTGCCGCATTCGCTCCAGTTGCAGTTCCCGGGGCAGGCGGAGCGAGCGCACAGTTTCGTGCGCTTCAACCCGCGTCCGGTGCCCGCCATGGCGCAGCCGCCGGCGGCCGGCGCACCGGCGCCCTCCGCACCACTTCCATCCGGCGACGCCGCACCGTCTAGTGCGTCCGTTCCCGCGCGGAACGTCATACCGTCCCAGGCCCCCTTCGGGCTGTTTGTTGCCGGCGTGATCACGGTAGCCGCCGCGCTCAGCCTGCTTGGATTCGCACTGCATGCGCCCGTCGATGTGATCGTCGTTGGGCTGCTGGCGCTGCTGGCGCTGGCGACCGAGGTCTCCCATATCGATCTGTACGGCGACGCCGCCATCTCCGTGTCATTTGTCGCCAACTTCGCGGCCGCTCTGCTGGGCGGCCTGCCGGCGGTCGCGCTGGTCAGCGCCGCCATCGCCATAGGCGACCGCATCGCCCTGGCGCGTGAAGGTCGCTTCGTGTTGCGCACCGCGCTGTACAAGGCGCCCTTCAACTGGGCGGTGCACGTCCTCGCCGGGGCGCTGCCGGCGCTGGCGATGCTGCTCTTGAACGAGACCAACCAGGCCGACAACCTGTTCCTGCTGATGACCGTCTGCATCTTTGCGGCGATCGGCTACTTCCTGGTCGAAACGGGCCTGATCGCCGCCGTCATGGGGTTGACAACCGGTCAGCCGAGCCGCACCATCTGGCTGGAACGCCACCGCTGGCTGTTGCCTCACTACGGTGTATTGGGCGCGCTCGGCGTGATCTTGTTCTTGTTCTGGGGCTGGTTCGGACCTCTGAGCATCGTCGCCTTTGCGTTGCCGCTGTTCCTCTTGCGCTACACCCAGAAACAATATGTCGACCGGACCAGCGCGAGCATCCGCGAGCTGAAGCGCATGAACGCCGAGCTATCGCGCGCCAACCACGAAGTGAAGAGCGCCAGCGCGGCCATTCGCACGCTCAACAGCGAGTTGTTCGTCACGCTCAGCAAGATCATTGATGCGCGGGATCCGTACGTGGCCGGCCATGCCGGGAAGGTCGCCGACTATGCGCTCGCGGTCGGCTCCACGATGGGTCTGGAGGCCGAACGGCTCGAACGGCTGCGCGAGGCGGCGTTCCTGCACGATATCGGCAAACTGGCCATATCCGAGCAAATCCTTCAGAAACCGGGCCGGCTCACCAGCGAGGAGTATACGGTCATCAAGACCCACGCCGCCATTGGCGCCGACCTGCTGGATACCTCGGCCAGCCTGCGGCTACTCTCGCCGTTCGTGCGCGCCCACCACGAGCGGTGGGATGGCAACGGCTACCCGGACGGCTTGCGCGGCCAGCAGATTCCGCTCGAAGCGCGCATCCTCGTCCTGTGCGATGCCGTTGAAGCGATGGCTTCCGACCGTCCTTATCACCGCGCCATGTCGGCGGAAGAGATACTGGCCGAGTTGCGGCGCTGCCGCGGCGGACATTTTGACCCGCAGGTCGTCGACACCTTCCTGAGAGTCGTCGAAGCGCATCCCGAGCAAATCATCGTCAATATCGCCAGCGATATGATGCGCGCGCAGCCCGAGCCTGCGTAG
- a CDS encoding S8 family serine peptidase yields MALALVLGLLAAGAAPAQVFLRAQPELRVLAARAPAQLVSVIVQKTAAAQPVEEAVTRLGGAITKDLHIINAFAAALPASAAITLARTDGVRWVSLDSAMIEAGGPDGSVVTGRLVNAYIRAIDADETWSDGYQGSSVTVAVVDSGIASVYDLRSSLSNPGDSTNRIKYSIEFNSTVSTTGDENGHGTHVAGIIAGNGSSNSGQYIGIAPKAKLVNVKVANSQGQAATSDVVNGLQWINDNRASTGIRVVNLSMNSNVIESYDVSALDAAVEVLWFNGIVVVVSAGNTGSNGLYPPANDPFVITVGAVDDKGTASTGDDALASFSAYGTTSDGFSKPDLVAPGRNIVSSMLTDSTTLGTGHPANVVSRYYFRMSGTSMAAPMVSAAAALVLQANPNLNPDQVKHRLRSSARPFAQGNGAPYLNVHDAVAGSSSQTANTGMRASKLLWTGSNPVTWGSVNWGSVNWGSVNWGSVNWGSVNWGSVNWGSDYWGN; encoded by the coding sequence ATGGCGCTCGCCCTCGTACTGGGCCTGCTGGCCGCGGGCGCGGCCCCGGCGCAGGTCTTTTTGCGCGCCCAGCCGGAACTGCGCGTGCTGGCCGCGCGGGCGCCGGCGCAGTTGGTGAGCGTCATCGTGCAGAAGACGGCGGCGGCCCAGCCCGTCGAGGAGGCGGTGACGCGACTGGGCGGCGCCATCACCAAAGACCTGCACATCATCAACGCGTTCGCCGCCGCGTTACCGGCCAGCGCGGCCATCACGCTGGCGCGCACCGACGGTGTGCGCTGGGTCAGCCTCGACAGCGCCATGATCGAAGCAGGCGGCCCGGATGGCTCGGTCGTCACCGGCCGCCTGGTGAACGCCTACATCCGCGCCATCGATGCGGACGAAACCTGGAGCGACGGCTATCAGGGCAGCTCCGTGACGGTCGCCGTCGTGGATAGTGGCATCGCCAGTGTCTATGATCTGCGCTCCAGCCTCAGCAACCCCGGCGATAGCACCAACCGCATCAAATACAGCATCGAATTCAACAGTACCGTGTCAACGACCGGCGATGAGAACGGCCACGGCACGCATGTGGCTGGCATCATCGCCGGAAACGGTTCCAGCAACTCGGGCCAGTATATCGGTATCGCGCCCAAAGCCAAACTGGTGAACGTCAAGGTCGCCAACAGTCAGGGCCAGGCGGCGACCTCGGATGTCGTGAACGGGTTGCAGTGGATCAACGACAACCGCGCCAGCACCGGCATCCGCGTTGTCAACCTGTCGATGAACAGCAATGTCATCGAGTCGTACGATGTCAGCGCCCTCGACGCGGCCGTCGAAGTCCTCTGGTTCAATGGCATCGTCGTCGTGGTGTCGGCCGGCAACACGGGCAGCAACGGCCTGTATCCGCCCGCCAACGACCCGTTCGTGATCACGGTCGGCGCCGTGGACGACAAAGGCACCGCCTCCACCGGTGACGACGCGCTGGCGTCATTTTCGGCATATGGCACGACAAGCGATGGCTTCAGCAAGCCCGATCTGGTCGCGCCGGGCCGCAACATCGTCAGTTCGATGCTCACGGACTCGACAACGCTTGGCACGGGACACCCCGCCAACGTCGTCTCGCGCTACTACTTCCGCATGTCAGGCACATCGATGGCCGCGCCGATGGTGAGCGCCGCTGCCGCTCTGGTCTTGCAGGCGAACCCCAACCTGAATCCGGACCAGGTCAAGCATCGCCTGCGCAGCTCCGCGCGGCCGTTCGCGCAGGGCAACGGCGCGCCGTACCTCAATGTCCATGACGCCGTAGCCGGCTCGAGTTCGCAGACGGCGAACACCGGCATGCGTGCCAGCAAACTACTGTGGACCGGTTCGAATCCTGTGACCTGGGGCAGCGTCAACTGGGGTTCGGTGAACTGGGGCAGCGTCAACTGGGGCTCGGTGAACTGGGGCAGCGTCAACTGGGGCTCGGTGAACTGGGGCAGTGACTACTGGGGTAACTAG